AGCTATACGTGACATATTAAACTTCCGCATATACCCTCTTGGTCTTCCCGTTACTTCACAGCGATTTTTCAAACGTGTCGGCGAGGAATTCTTGAGCAGCTTATTTAAAGCCTCATAATCTCCTTTTTCCTTTAGCTCTTTACGAAGTGTAGCGTAATGCGCAACTAACTGTCGCTGCCTTTTATTCTTTGCTATTTTTGATTTTTTGGCCATTTTATCCCTTCCTTCCAATCAGTAATCATTCCGATTTGAAAATTTATAAATTTTTTTACTTCGTTTCTCTATGAAGTGTAACTTTTTTCAAGCGTGGGCTGAATTTTTTCAATTCAATACGTTCCGGATTATTGCGCTTGTTTTTTGTTGTGATATAATTTCGGTCTCCTGACTCAGTACAAGCCAATGTAATTTTCACTCTCATAACTAACTCCCCCTCTAAATTAAACTCCGATTTAAAAAACAGGTAATGGATCTATAAAACTGGTCCAATCTTGTATTAATTCTTCTTCTGTAAGTAAGCAATTATCCAAGCCTTCCATAATTTCCGGCTGATTCATTCCAATACCAATTAAGACTAACTCATTCATCTTTTCACCGGAATCCGCATCCCAAAATCCTGCTCTTTCAATCCCTAAAGATGGACCAGCTTGGGAAATTAAAACCGCGATATCATTCCTAGTAGCCAACCAAAGAAAGCCTTTTGCACGAACTATTTCAACCGGCCATTCTAAAAGCCAATTCCTTAAGCGCTCCGGATGAAATGGCTTTTGACTCCGATAAACAAATGACGCAATCCCATACTCTTCTGTCTCAGGAACATGCTCCTCATTCAGTTCTTTGATCCATCCAGCACTGTGACTAGAAGTCTCAAAATCAAACAATCCTGTGTCAAGTACTTCACTCAGTGCTAGTTGGGATTGCACTGTTTTGATGATCTTGGCGTCAGGGTTTAACGCGTGAAGAAGCCCTTTCAATTCGCCCATCTTTTCTGAAGGAATTAGGTCCGTCTTGTTCAACAGCAGCACATTGGCAAATTCAATCTGGTCGATAAGTAAATCAGCTATTTCTCGTTCATCTCCTTCTGTTACGGCTTCCCGTCGTTCAAGCAAAGTTTCTCCAGAAGTGAAGTCTTGCCAAAATGCGTTTGCGTCTACAACGGTAACCATAGTATCTAATCTGCAAACCTTTGATAAATCGATGCCAAGTGTTTCGTCTATATAGGTAAATGTCTGCGCTACTGGAATTGGCTCACTGATTCCCGAAGATTCGATAACAATGTAGTCAATATCGCCAAAAGCCGACAACTTTTCCACTTCCAGCACTAAATCCTCGCGAAGCGTGCAACAAATACAACCATTTTGTAGCTCCACTAGCTTTTCTTTTGTGCGTGAAAAGCCTCCCTGTTTAATCAAAGAAGCATCAATATTCACTTCACTCATATCATTAACAATAACAGCGACTTTTAGCTCATCTCGATTGTGTAAAATATGATTCAATAAGGTAGTCTTCCCCGAACCTAAGTAGCCGCTTAACACTGTAACTGGTATCCTATTTTTCATTTTCCACACCTCAACCTTTACTTATTACTCAATGCCTTCGAAAGTGTTTCAATGTTGTAT
This window of the Sporosarcina ureae genome carries:
- the rpsN gene encoding 30S ribosomal protein S14, with translation MAKKSKIAKNKRQRQLVAHYATLRKELKEKGDYEALNKLLKNSSPTRLKNRCEVTGRPRGYMRKFNMSRIAVRELAHKGQLPGVKKASW
- the rpmG gene encoding 50S ribosomal protein L33, encoding MRVKITLACTESGDRNYITTKNKRNNPERIELKKFSPRLKKVTLHRETK
- a CDS encoding GTP-binding protein — protein: MKNRIPVTVLSGYLGSGKTTLLNHILHNRDELKVAVIVNDMSEVNIDASLIKQGGFSRTKEKLVELQNGCICCTLREDLVLEVEKLSAFGDIDYIVIESSGISEPIPVAQTFTYIDETLGIDLSKVCRLDTMVTVVDANAFWQDFTSGETLLERREAVTEGDEREIADLLIDQIEFANVLLLNKTDLIPSEKMGELKGLLHALNPDAKIIKTVQSQLALSEVLDTGLFDFETSSHSAGWIKELNEEHVPETEEYGIASFVYRSQKPFHPERLRNWLLEWPVEIVRAKGFLWLATRNDIAVLISQAGPSLGIERAGFWDADSGEKMNELVLIGIGMNQPEIMEGLDNCLLTEEELIQDWTSFIDPLPVF